Proteins encoded by one window of Chromobacterium violaceum ATCC 12472:
- the tssE gene encoding type VI secretion system baseplate subunit TssE, which yields MSVARHTQILPSVLDRLLDDEPDQSHIESISLFELPQFKRALARDLEALLNTRLMPLDELMESFPQARDSLLTFGIPDLSGISLLNPDDRELLREQLRRSIELHEPRLSRVRVNLDAPREMERHLRFRVDAVLKVHPHRPPVTFDATLQLSSNVYKVQG from the coding sequence ATGAGCGTCGCCCGCCACACCCAGATACTGCCCTCGGTGCTGGATCGGTTGCTGGACGACGAGCCGGACCAGAGCCACATCGAGTCGATCAGCCTGTTTGAACTGCCCCAGTTCAAGCGGGCGCTGGCGCGCGACCTGGAAGCGCTGCTCAACACCCGGCTGATGCCGCTGGACGAGTTGATGGAGTCCTTCCCCCAGGCGCGCGACAGCCTGCTCACGTTCGGCATCCCGGACCTGTCCGGCATCAGCCTGCTCAACCCGGACGACCGAGAGCTGTTGCGCGAACAGCTGCGCCGCTCGATCGAGCTGCATGAGCCGCGGCTGTCGCGCGTGCGCGTCAATCTCGACGCCCCGCGCGAGATGGAGCGCCACCTGCGCTTCCGCGTCGACGCGGTGCTCAAGGTTCACCCGCACCGCCCGCCGGTGACTTTCGACGCCACGCTGCAACTCTCTTCCAACGTTTACAAGGTGCAGGGCTAA
- a CDS encoding DUF3304 domain-containing protein, translated as MDCSENYSSWPQQSCYFFPMAVCIFLFYGITIRQIRKQAIVSTFPTTRCCFEKLPGINQMRTIKPYRLLPRFAWLTVILLLSACDDATTAISYLSVNHTEKPIDSVTVNDQGGVLNVPPMGGGGGEVCCVVVPKKWRPGLTAKIGWLQGGHYQRDANGNLVMRNGDKIFIEGTWKTRTVAIPEYQEKDAQHFDIHFLPNDQVLVKLSDIMPYHPAYRPAYPKNTQGDKQ; from the coding sequence ATGGACTGCAGCGAAAATTACTCAAGCTGGCCACAACAGTCTTGCTATTTCTTTCCTATGGCGGTTTGTATTTTTTTATTCTATGGCATAACTATCCGCCAAATCCGTAAACAAGCTATTGTCTCGACCTTTCCAACGACAAGGTGTTGTTTTGAAAAATTGCCGGGAATTAATCAGATGAGAACGATAAAGCCCTACCGTTTACTGCCTCGCTTTGCTTGGCTGACGGTCATACTATTGCTATCTGCCTGTGATGATGCCACGACAGCCATCAGCTATCTCTCAGTCAACCATACGGAAAAACCTATCGACTCGGTCACTGTTAATGATCAAGGAGGGGTGCTCAACGTGCCCCCGATGGGCGGTGGCGGTGGCGAAGTTTGCTGCGTAGTGGTGCCGAAAAAGTGGCGTCCAGGGCTGACTGCCAAAATTGGCTGGCTACAAGGTGGACATTATCAACGCGATGCGAATGGCAATCTGGTGATGCGCAATGGCGACAAGATATTCATCGAGGGAACCTGGAAAACCCGTACAGTAGCGATTCCAGAGTATCAGGAAAAAGATGCCCAGCACTTCGATATTCACTTTTTGCCCAATGACCAGGTGCTGGTCAAGCTGAGCGATATCATGCCCTATCATCCAGCCTACCGCCCGGCATATCCCAAGAATACCCAAGGGGATAAACAATGA
- the tssJ gene encoding type VI secretion system lipoprotein TssJ, with product MILAAAALPLLGGCWGPKNITLSTEASQMLNRDKHGKPLSVVVQVYQLKSDQEFKLLTPDLLASGKPIENVLGSSVLSRKELLFVPGGKQEMDITIDDGANFVGVIGYFRQPNPQFWRLLYDANRVRSKDLKFKVADCYLQAIKPEALQLPDQPKSGAVECPASRN from the coding sequence ATGATACTCGCAGCCGCAGCGCTGCCGCTGCTCGGCGGCTGCTGGGGCCCGAAGAACATCACGCTCAGCACTGAAGCCAGCCAGATGTTGAACCGCGACAAACATGGAAAACCATTATCCGTCGTGGTCCAAGTTTACCAACTGAAATCCGATCAGGAATTCAAATTACTCACACCTGACCTTTTGGCCAGTGGTAAACCAATCGAGAATGTGCTTGGCTCTTCCGTATTATCTCGCAAGGAGCTGTTATTCGTTCCTGGCGGTAAACAGGAAATGGATATCACGATTGACGACGGCGCTAATTTCGTCGGTGTGATCGGATATTTCCGACAGCCCAATCCGCAGTTCTGGCGCCTGCTTTACGACGCGAATCGCGTGCGCAGCAAAGACCTGAAATTCAAGGTCGCCGATTGCTATCTGCAGGCCATCAAGCCCGAAGCGCTGCAGCTGCCCGACCAGCCCAAGAGCGGCGCGGTCGAGTGTCCGGCTTCGCGCAACTGA
- a CDS encoding M15 family metallopeptidase, protein MTFLVPLIVAAIVLLLLWLGWRFFLGGARLQVEQATIATSTNLACEPVDIPAADEPPARRFVRGAAVFGWVRTRPVGLLLPLLTLPLVAAVVAITLHFGGYHKDPQFVPGEYAHGNQIRQALLEEKLVPPPPLPPSAFVDAVAEKPQLALDKADRDWSRMDQAFVQDVLRVMEKMKARGFPMVLLEGYRSAERQNKLAGGSVKVTQAKGGESKHQYGLAADLAPVRNGKVVISERDPWAMQAYNALGEEAQAAGLTWGGVWSFRDYGHIERAGSLRALLAQRNKK, encoded by the coding sequence ATGACGTTTCTAGTGCCGCTGATTGTGGCTGCTATCGTCCTCTTATTGCTGTGGCTCGGCTGGCGGTTTTTCCTCGGCGGAGCCCGGCTGCAGGTGGAACAGGCGACAATCGCTACCTCAACGAACCTCGCATGCGAGCCGGTGGATATCCCGGCGGCCGACGAGCCTCCTGCGCGCCGGTTTGTGCGCGGAGCGGCGGTGTTTGGCTGGGTGAGGACGCGGCCCGTCGGTTTGTTGCTGCCCCTGTTGACGCTGCCGCTGGTCGCGGCAGTTGTGGCAATAACGTTGCACTTTGGCGGGTATCACAAGGACCCGCAGTTCGTGCCCGGAGAGTACGCGCACGGCAACCAGATTCGTCAGGCGCTGCTGGAGGAGAAGCTGGTGCCGCCGCCGCCGCTGCCGCCCAGCGCTTTTGTCGACGCCGTGGCGGAAAAGCCGCAATTGGCGCTGGATAAGGCCGACCGGGACTGGAGCCGGATGGATCAGGCCTTTGTCCAGGATGTGCTGAGGGTGATGGAAAAGATGAAGGCGCGGGGCTTCCCGATGGTGCTGCTTGAGGGGTACCGCAGCGCCGAGCGCCAGAACAAGCTGGCTGGCGGCAGCGTCAAGGTGACGCAGGCCAAGGGGGGCGAGAGCAAGCACCAGTACGGCCTGGCGGCGGATCTGGCGCCTGTGCGCAATGGCAAGGTGGTGATTTCGGAGCGCGATCCCTGGGCGATGCAGGCTTACAACGCGCTCGGAGAGGAGGCGCAGGCGGCCGGGCTGACCTGGGGCGGCGTCTGGAGCTTCCGCGATTACGGCCACATCGAACGCGCAGGCTCGTTGCGCGCACTGTTGGCGCAGCGCAACAAAAAATGA
- the cyoE gene encoding heme o synthase, whose product MKFKRYLQVTKPGIIFGNLISAAGGFLLAAQGSVDWWLLAATVVGLSLVVASGCAINNCIDQDIDAKMARTQKRVLVTGAMSTKAALAHGVVLGLAGFALLWFCTNPLATGCVLFGFVIYVGVYSLYMKRNSVYGTLVGSLSGAVPPVAGYCAVTGRFDMGAAILLLMFSLWQMPHSYAIAIFRFKDYEAAGIPVLPVVKGISAAKQQIVLYILAFAAATVMLVFGGYAGYGYLAVAVATSLWWLKMALSGYKRETDDRAWARQVFFFSIITITSLSVMMAVDGQTPPHSRAVMTADAGHYG is encoded by the coding sequence TTGAAGTTCAAGCGTTATCTTCAGGTCACTAAGCCCGGCATCATTTTCGGCAACCTGATCTCGGCCGCCGGCGGTTTCCTGCTGGCGGCGCAGGGATCGGTCGACTGGTGGCTGCTCGCGGCCACCGTCGTCGGCTTGTCGCTGGTGGTGGCCTCCGGCTGCGCGATCAACAACTGCATCGATCAGGACATCGACGCCAAGATGGCCCGCACCCAGAAACGGGTGCTGGTCACCGGCGCGATGAGCACCAAGGCCGCGTTGGCGCATGGCGTGGTGCTGGGCCTGGCGGGCTTCGCCCTGCTGTGGTTCTGCACCAATCCGCTGGCCACCGGCTGTGTGCTGTTCGGCTTTGTGATCTATGTCGGCGTGTACAGCCTGTACATGAAGCGCAACTCGGTGTACGGCACCCTGGTGGGCAGCCTGTCCGGCGCGGTGCCGCCGGTGGCCGGCTACTGCGCCGTCACCGGCCGCTTCGACATGGGCGCGGCCATCCTGCTGCTGATGTTCAGCCTGTGGCAGATGCCGCACTCGTACGCGATCGCCATCTTCCGCTTCAAGGACTACGAGGCGGCCGGCATCCCGGTGCTGCCGGTGGTGAAGGGCATCTCCGCCGCCAAGCAGCAGATCGTGCTCTACATCCTGGCCTTCGCTGCGGCGACCGTGATGCTGGTATTCGGCGGCTACGCCGGCTACGGCTACCTGGCGGTGGCGGTGGCCACCAGCCTGTGGTGGCTGAAGATGGCGCTGTCCGGTTACAAGCGCGAAACCGACGACCGCGCCTGGGCGCGCCAGGTGTTCTTCTTCTCCATCATCACCATCACCTCGCTGAGCGTGATGATGGCGGTGGACGGGCAGACGCCGCCGCACAGCCGCGCGGTGATGACCGCGGACGCGGGCCACTACGGCTAA
- a CDS encoding type VI secretion system Vgr family protein, which produces MDLTSLLSSFASAFTQDQRLLTLELGSGQVAAEQLLPQSLNGEEGVSQAYRYQLTCLSPDGAIELKTLLGQAARIGIADAQGQETIRCGVVSQARLMGSDGGFAQYGLTIEPPIALLRHRKTSRVFQDLSVPDIVQQIVHEHQAANPVFARAQSIEFKVGPAQPRSYCLQYREDDFSFIVRLLHEEGYAWRFEHVDGDSPQVKLVVFDDAYSLPPAEVERVRFHRSDATEEEDGLTDWSAARQIVPGNVALATFDYQPVSTQHTGDSSQIDQGPGGQALQSSLQDYDPQGLYYAGDAEQLSHYARLRQQAHDLQAKTFEGAGSIRGLTAGQWFRLDDHPAHEADSHEQREFVVTGQTLQVRNNLPTDLQSILPTGDKADAPFRTRIQAQRRGIPLTPAYAGTEHAKPKSRGVQTATVVGPAGEEVHTDQHGRIKVQFHWQRPDEHPTIGAALDDKSSCWLRVAMPSAGAGWGHQFIPRIGQEVLVDFIEGDIDRPVITGVLYNGSHPTPDFSGAGSLPANKTLSGIKSKEHQGGGYNELLFDDTPGEVRAKLSSEPGKTQLNQGYLAHPRSNGKAQPRGDGFELRTDHHGAIRAAHGLLLTTEAQNGASGKQLAREHAQSQLDAALSLSQALAETASGQLADTMETGPDEIGPDNAKAGKKTDGHLQHHADALKAWEAGSNTDKDGKTAKDQAGQQPLLVLSAPAGIASLTEQSQTVSAGQNLNLIAQRDANHTTGRRWLHNVGQHISLFVAGVKDKVALKLIAAKGKVQVQAQSDAMELTADKDVTIMSCKERIVVNAKDEILLTAGGAYIRLKGGNIEVHAPGTVSVKAAQHKLSGPDNMTIPMPVFPGKQFCLQCMLNAIKSGSPLAGQ; this is translated from the coding sequence ATGGATCTGACCAGCTTACTTTCCTCCTTCGCCTCCGCCTTTACCCAGGACCAGCGCCTGCTCACCCTGGAACTGGGCAGCGGACAGGTCGCCGCCGAGCAGCTGCTGCCGCAAAGCCTCAATGGCGAAGAGGGCGTGTCCCAGGCCTACCGCTATCAACTCACCTGCCTCTCCCCCGACGGCGCCATCGAACTCAAGACCCTGCTCGGCCAGGCCGCCCGCATCGGCATCGCCGACGCCCAGGGCCAGGAGACCATCCGCTGCGGCGTGGTCAGCCAGGCCCGGCTGATGGGTTCCGACGGCGGCTTCGCCCAGTACGGCCTCACCATCGAGCCGCCGATCGCGCTGTTGCGCCACCGCAAGACTTCGCGCGTGTTCCAGGACTTGAGCGTGCCGGACATCGTCCAGCAGATCGTCCACGAGCATCAGGCGGCCAACCCGGTGTTCGCCCGCGCGCAGAGCATCGAGTTCAAGGTCGGCCCGGCGCAGCCGCGCAGCTATTGCCTGCAGTACCGCGAGGACGACTTCAGCTTCATCGTCCGCCTGCTGCACGAGGAGGGTTACGCCTGGCGCTTCGAGCACGTGGACGGAGACAGCCCCCAGGTCAAGCTGGTGGTGTTCGACGACGCCTACAGCCTGCCGCCGGCCGAGGTGGAGCGGGTGCGCTTCCACCGCAGCGACGCGACGGAAGAGGAAGACGGCCTCACCGACTGGAGCGCCGCGCGCCAGATCGTGCCCGGCAACGTGGCGCTGGCCACCTTCGACTACCAGCCGGTGTCCACCCAGCACACCGGCGACAGCAGCCAGATCGACCAGGGCCCGGGCGGCCAGGCGCTGCAGTCCAGCCTGCAGGACTACGATCCGCAGGGCCTGTACTACGCCGGCGACGCCGAGCAGTTGAGCCACTACGCCCGGCTGCGCCAGCAGGCGCACGACCTGCAGGCCAAGACCTTCGAAGGCGCCGGCTCCATCCGCGGCCTGACCGCCGGCCAGTGGTTCCGCCTGGACGACCACCCGGCGCACGAGGCCGACAGCCACGAACAGCGCGAATTCGTCGTCACCGGCCAGACGCTGCAGGTGCGCAACAACCTGCCGACCGATCTGCAGTCCATCCTGCCGACGGGCGACAAAGCCGACGCCCCGTTCCGCACCCGCATCCAGGCCCAGCGCCGCGGCATCCCGCTGACCCCGGCCTATGCCGGCACAGAACACGCCAAACCGAAATCGCGCGGCGTCCAGACCGCCACCGTGGTCGGCCCGGCCGGCGAGGAAGTCCACACCGATCAACACGGCCGCATCAAGGTGCAATTCCACTGGCAGCGGCCGGACGAACACCCGACCATCGGCGCCGCGCTGGACGACAAATCCTCCTGCTGGCTGCGCGTGGCGATGCCGTCGGCCGGCGCCGGCTGGGGCCACCAGTTCATCCCGCGCATCGGCCAGGAAGTGCTGGTCGATTTCATCGAAGGCGACATCGACCGGCCGGTGATCACCGGCGTCTTGTACAACGGCAGCCACCCCACGCCCGACTTCAGCGGCGCCGGCAGCCTGCCGGCCAACAAGACCCTGTCCGGCATCAAGTCGAAAGAACACCAGGGCGGCGGCTACAACGAGCTGCTGTTCGACGACACCCCCGGCGAAGTGCGCGCCAAGCTGTCCAGCGAGCCGGGCAAGACCCAGCTCAACCAGGGCTACCTCGCCCACCCGCGCAGCAACGGCAAGGCCCAGCCGCGCGGCGACGGCTTCGAGCTCAGAACCGACCACCACGGCGCCATCCGCGCCGCCCACGGCCTGCTGCTCACCACCGAAGCGCAGAACGGCGCGTCCGGCAAACAACTGGCGCGCGAGCACGCGCAAAGCCAGCTCGACGCCGCCTTGAGCCTATCGCAAGCCTTGGCCGAAACCGCCAGCGGCCAGTTGGCCGACACCATGGAAACCGGGCCCGACGAAATCGGCCCGGACAACGCCAAGGCCGGCAAGAAAACCGACGGCCACCTGCAACACCACGCCGACGCGCTGAAGGCTTGGGAAGCCGGCAGCAACACCGATAAGGACGGCAAAACCGCCAAGGACCAAGCCGGCCAGCAGCCGCTGCTGGTGCTGTCCGCCCCAGCCGGCATCGCCAGCCTGACCGAACAAAGCCAGACCGTCTCCGCCGGCCAGAACCTGAACCTGATCGCCCAGCGCGACGCCAACCACACGACGGGTCGGCGCTGGCTGCACAACGTCGGCCAGCACATCAGCCTGTTTGTGGCCGGGGTGAAGGACAAGGTGGCGCTAAAGCTGATCGCGGCCAAGGGCAAGGTACAGGTGCAGGCGCAGAGCGACGCGATGGAGCTGACGGCGGATAAGGATGTGACGATCATGTCCTGCAAGGAACGCATCGTCGTCAATGCCAAGGACGAGATTCTGTTGACCGCAGGCGGCGCTTATATCCGTCTCAAGGGCGGCAATATCGAAGTGCACGCACCCGGCACCGTAAGCGTGAAAGCCGCCCAGCACAAGCTGAGCGGACCCGACAATATGACCATCCCGATGCCAGTTTTCCCAGGCAAGCAGTTCTGCTTGCAGTGCATGCTGAATGCGATCAAATCCGGCTCGCCCTTAGCCGGCCAATAA
- the icmH gene encoding type IVB secretion system protein IcmH/DotU — MNQASTQTPERAITVSAPAAPAMREMLEDGIYLLFLLKEGNAPSSAVEFNRRVDHFLGQFERNARNFNKDNNAISHAKYAFCALMDEIILSSDFALRDEWERMPLQLRLFGEHLAGEGFFNRLEQLRNHPAENIEPLEVFYTCLLLGFQGKYLLEGQEKLGYLTHKLGQEIQQVRGGKADFAPNWQLPQRFQAFVRHELPLWLYFALLAIVGAGIFVAFRWLLARQAASAFGL, encoded by the coding sequence ATGAACCAAGCAAGCACCCAAACCCCCGAACGCGCGATCACCGTCTCCGCTCCGGCGGCGCCGGCCATGCGCGAGATGCTGGAAGACGGCATCTACCTGCTGTTCCTGCTGAAGGAAGGCAACGCGCCGAGCAGCGCGGTGGAATTCAACCGCCGCGTCGACCACTTCCTCGGCCAGTTCGAGCGCAACGCGCGCAACTTCAACAAGGACAACAACGCCATCAGCCATGCCAAATACGCATTCTGCGCGCTGATGGACGAGATCATCCTGTCCTCGGATTTCGCGCTGCGCGACGAGTGGGAACGCATGCCACTGCAGCTGCGCCTGTTCGGCGAGCATCTGGCCGGCGAAGGCTTCTTCAACCGCCTGGAGCAGCTGCGCAACCATCCGGCCGAAAACATCGAGCCGCTGGAAGTGTTCTACACCTGCCTGCTGCTGGGCTTCCAGGGCAAGTACCTGCTGGAAGGCCAGGAAAAACTGGGCTACCTGACCCACAAGCTGGGCCAGGAAATCCAGCAGGTGCGCGGCGGCAAGGCCGATTTCGCGCCCAACTGGCAGCTGCCGCAGCGCTTCCAGGCCTTCGTCCGCCACGAGCTGCCGCTGTGGCTGTACTTCGCGCTATTGGCCATCGTCGGCGCCGGCATCTTCGTCGCCTTCCGCTGGCTGCTGGCGCGTCAGGCGGCCTCCGCGTTCGGGCTATGA
- a CDS encoding T6SS phospholipase effector Tle1-like catalytic domain-containing protein translates to MSTQNPAPYPAGQRSLSAREQLQRAQAMSCVSGKQEAQCQSQIHVMMFFDGTGNNIQADYYQAASGKQRPSNVARLFMTARDKPNEGYFRFYMPGVGTPFPEIDDTGGALGGGAGAGGEARILWALTRLVNAPHQYVNKSPLIADGLAKKITSNAGGLTGGVMRKVIFNTWQEKLQQALKGRKPQITQINLSVFGFSRGATEARAFVNWLYQICHQQNGAWSFAGISLRTQFLGIMDTVASVGLAQLLPNTIPATGHMAWADNNLTIHPAVEQCVHYVAGHEVRACFPLDTVRRGNSYPANTIEVMFPGSHSDVGGGYASGDLGILPAQNGQLCAIPGRRLYDAARQAGVPLLAMDQLTERVQNLLTPTQEVINDFNAYLREAKIAPGSTEKMHRQHMALYLSQRFKYRHDFAKRAPYRTASAKHQGFLQITQASLIKGLRKLYAGDPMAPDFDPARAAAKAAKQEQELQKLMPMLPEQGMSIPSEVLPETDPKKVAATMNIRLLTPAIENFLEKYIHDSMAGFIGDGVNEAKINQIGLLKFRTLYAGNE, encoded by the coding sequence ATGAGCACGCAAAACCCCGCCCCCTACCCAGCAGGCCAACGCTCACTGAGTGCTCGCGAACAACTGCAACGAGCTCAGGCCATGTCCTGCGTCAGCGGCAAGCAGGAAGCCCAATGCCAAAGTCAGATCCACGTGATGATGTTCTTCGATGGCACGGGCAACAATATCCAGGCTGACTATTACCAGGCGGCATCGGGCAAACAGCGCCCCAGCAATGTCGCCCGCCTATTCATGACGGCGCGAGACAAGCCAAACGAGGGCTATTTCCGTTTTTACATGCCAGGAGTTGGTACCCCATTCCCGGAAATCGACGACACGGGGGGAGCCTTGGGCGGTGGCGCCGGCGCGGGCGGAGAGGCGCGCATTCTTTGGGCGCTGACGCGCCTGGTGAATGCACCCCACCAGTATGTCAACAAAAGTCCGCTGATCGCCGATGGCTTGGCCAAGAAAATTACCAGCAATGCCGGCGGCCTGACCGGGGGCGTCATGCGCAAAGTGATTTTCAATACTTGGCAGGAAAAGCTACAGCAGGCGCTGAAGGGACGCAAACCCCAGATCACACAGATCAACCTGTCGGTATTCGGATTTTCACGCGGCGCCACAGAGGCGCGGGCATTCGTCAACTGGCTGTATCAAATATGTCATCAGCAAAATGGCGCATGGAGCTTTGCCGGCATTTCACTCCGAACACAGTTTCTTGGGATCATGGACACGGTGGCATCGGTAGGCCTTGCGCAACTGCTGCCCAATACCATACCCGCAACCGGGCACATGGCTTGGGCCGACAACAATCTGACCATCCATCCCGCAGTCGAGCAATGCGTGCATTACGTTGCCGGCCATGAAGTGCGCGCCTGCTTCCCGCTGGACACCGTGCGGCGCGGCAACTCATATCCAGCCAATACCATCGAAGTCATGTTCCCGGGCTCGCACTCGGATGTCGGAGGCGGTTATGCCAGCGGCGACCTAGGCATACTGCCCGCGCAAAATGGCCAACTGTGCGCGATACCGGGACGCCGGCTGTACGATGCCGCTCGCCAAGCAGGTGTGCCCCTCCTGGCAATGGACCAGTTGACTGAACGGGTGCAAAACCTTCTGACGCCGACTCAAGAGGTCATCAACGACTTTAACGCTTATTTGCGTGAAGCCAAGATTGCTCCAGGCTCGACAGAAAAGATGCATCGCCAGCACATGGCCCTATATCTGAGCCAACGATTCAAATACCGGCATGACTTTGCCAAGCGCGCGCCATATCGAACCGCCAGCGCCAAGCATCAAGGCTTTTTGCAGATTACCCAGGCATCGCTGATCAAGGGACTGCGCAAACTCTACGCCGGCGACCCAATGGCGCCTGATTTTGACCCCGCCCGCGCCGCCGCGAAAGCAGCCAAACAGGAGCAAGAGCTGCAAAAACTAATGCCGATGCTGCCAGAGCAAGGCATGTCCATTCCCAGCGAAGTGCTGCCCGAAACCGATCCCAAAAAGGTCGCGGCCACGATGAATATTCGCCTGCTGACTCCGGCGATTGAGAACTTCCTGGAGAAATATATCCATGACTCCATGGCCGGCTTTATCGGCGATGGGGTAAATGAGGCCAAAATCAATCAGATCGGCCTGCTTAAATTCCGTACCTTGTATGCAGGCAATGAGTAA
- the tssK gene encoding type VI secretion system baseplate subunit TssK has product MLQAQRILWGEGMFLRPQHFQQHALFQEQTQASLLHLTHRHAWGVQRLALDEAALKGGIVRVDELTLLFRDGTLLQAPSHAPLPLSRDLASMPQVGVKTTLYACLAQLQPYGGNTRNGEASARPTRFHSDHREVSDLYTQALAADLSTLQLDVKLMLEEENRDGHDAIPLCQLEKDATGQWGVGREFLPPLLAIEGSTELMQMLRRLLDILLVKSQSLAGAHRERAKSVMEFGSADISSFWLLHTVNRNFARLRHLSQSQPLHPEELYMALSEFCGELQTFTTLYTLSDIPAYRHDGLHEVFPPLDLQIRELLETVVSARYKVIPLHSPRPSFHIGRLESDRLLENVDFYLSVQSDQPASYVIDNVPLKLKIGAPDDVERILNSAMRGVSLAHSAQTPSAIPVRVGNHYFALEPGSEIYSRMLQSRSVCIYIPQTLANISIELIAVFR; this is encoded by the coding sequence ATGCTTCAAGCACAGAGAATCCTATGGGGCGAAGGCATGTTTCTTCGCCCGCAACATTTCCAGCAGCACGCGCTGTTCCAGGAACAGACCCAGGCCAGCCTGCTGCATCTGACCCACCGCCACGCCTGGGGCGTGCAGCGATTGGCGCTTGACGAGGCCGCGCTGAAGGGCGGCATCGTCCGCGTCGACGAACTGACGCTGCTGTTCCGCGACGGCACGCTGCTACAGGCGCCCTCCCACGCGCCGCTGCCGCTGAGCCGCGACCTGGCCTCCATGCCTCAGGTCGGCGTGAAGACCACGCTATACGCCTGCCTGGCGCAGTTGCAGCCTTATGGCGGCAATACCCGCAATGGCGAGGCCAGCGCCCGCCCCACTCGCTTCCACAGCGACCATCGCGAAGTGTCCGACCTGTACACCCAGGCGCTTGCGGCCGATCTGTCGACGCTGCAGCTGGACGTCAAGCTGATGCTGGAGGAGGAAAACCGCGACGGCCACGACGCCATCCCGCTGTGCCAGCTGGAGAAGGACGCCACCGGCCAATGGGGCGTGGGCCGCGAATTCCTGCCGCCGCTGCTGGCCATCGAGGGCTCGACCGAGCTGATGCAGATGCTGCGCCGCCTGCTGGACATCCTGCTGGTGAAAAGCCAGTCGCTGGCCGGCGCCCACCGCGAGCGCGCCAAGAGCGTGATGGAATTCGGCTCCGCCGACATCAGCTCCTTCTGGCTGCTGCACACGGTCAACCGCAATTTCGCGCGCCTGCGCCACCTGTCGCAGTCCCAGCCGCTGCATCCGGAAGAGCTGTACATGGCGCTGTCCGAGTTCTGCGGCGAACTGCAGACCTTCACCACGCTGTACACGCTGTCCGATATTCCGGCCTACCGCCACGACGGGCTGCACGAGGTGTTCCCGCCGCTGGACCTGCAGATACGCGAGCTGCTGGAAACCGTGGTTTCGGCGCGCTACAAGGTGATTCCGCTGCACTCTCCGCGGCCGTCCTTCCACATCGGCCGCCTGGAAAGCGACCGCTTGCTGGAGAACGTGGATTTCTACCTGTCGGTGCAGAGCGACCAGCCCGCCAGCTACGTCATCGACAACGTGCCGCTCAAACTCAAGATCGGCGCGCCGGACGACGTGGAGCGCATCCTCAACTCGGCGATGCGCGGCGTCAGCCTGGCGCACTCGGCCCAGACGCCGTCCGCCATCCCGGTGCGGGTGGGCAACCACTACTTCGCGCTGGAACCGGGCAGCGAGATCTACAGCCGCATGCTGCAATCGCGCAGCGTCTGCATCTACATCCCGCAAACCCTGGCCAATATTTCGATAGAACTGATCGCGGTCTTCCGCTGA
- a CDS encoding DUF4123 domain-containing protein, with the protein MYFAMDKGDVASLANALAEQIDASPMEWNWYALMDAGFDYNHRPLQLATANWPLYFQPEWGELRAVSPLLIDCPRQNNAIPAKLLRHCQGRPMLGFVASVLDVETLRDIWQRSLSLTTADGQPYILRFADTRIAATLSQTLSPPSWRRLCAPLTHWLIIDRAGTLQALDLAPSHLAVDEKDSWELTEPELAGLLRSAEPDALANRLSQDFAELLPASGAFLHHCLQRSCAALEEHHIENAPDQLMLAVAACLSQGRILDDPRLSQVLQSHALQKDGLGENLASLLDDISAL; encoded by the coding sequence ATGTATTTCGCAATGGACAAGGGGGATGTGGCATCCCTGGCCAACGCCTTGGCTGAGCAAATTGATGCCAGTCCCATGGAGTGGAACTGGTACGCATTAATGGATGCCGGCTTCGATTACAACCATCGCCCGCTGCAATTGGCCACTGCCAACTGGCCACTGTATTTTCAGCCGGAATGGGGGGAGTTGCGCGCAGTATCACCGCTATTGATCGACTGCCCAAGGCAGAACAATGCCATTCCGGCCAAGCTGCTACGACACTGCCAAGGTCGGCCAATGCTTGGCTTTGTCGCCAGCGTGCTGGATGTGGAAACATTGCGCGATATCTGGCAGCGAAGCCTGAGCCTAACTACGGCAGATGGTCAACCCTACATTCTACGTTTTGCCGACACGCGCATCGCGGCCACCCTGTCCCAAACCTTGTCGCCTCCATCCTGGCGACGGCTATGCGCGCCTCTGACTCACTGGCTGATAATCGACCGTGCAGGCACGCTGCAGGCTCTGGACCTTGCCCCATCACATCTGGCTGTCGATGAAAAAGATAGCTGGGAGCTCACTGAGCCGGAATTGGCGGGTTTGCTGCGTTCAGCGGAGCCCGATGCATTGGCCAATAGACTGAGTCAGGATTTTGCCGAATTATTGCCGGCATCCGGCGCCTTTCTCCACCACTGTTTGCAACGCTCCTGCGCAGCCTTGGAAGAGCATCATATTGAAAATGCACCCGATCAATTGATGCTCGCCGTGGCAGCTTGCCTGAGTCAAGGACGCATTTTGGACGACCCCAGACTTTCCCAGGTCTTGCAGAGTCATGCCTTGCAAAAAGACGGCTTAGGCGAAAACCTGGCTTCCTTGCTGGATGACATCTCGGCTCTCTGA